A single Sphingobacteriales bacterium DNA region contains:
- a CDS encoding amidase: MMTFEEYRKQDAVGLADLVRNKQVKPQELLDIAIKRTEEVNPKINAVVTELYDFGRKAAENTDYRTPFAGVPFLVKDLGMQLKGTRYTNASRLQKEYVSTQTSDVVQKVMDGRFLIFGKTNTSEFGLNPFVENDLFGNTHNPWNLDYTPGGSSGGSAAAVAAGIVPMATANDGGGSIRIPASCNGLLGLKPTRGRVSFGPIFGEQWSGAANHELCVSRSVRDTAHYLDLVMGNSPGDPFILQAPDRPYAEEIKQPVKTLKIGYSLEHPFREQDPENENAIRQTLQLLQSLGHQVEEVKLPYDSQLLADCLYALVMGELSATIDAVAKERGNPARVDEIEPTNWLLYTLGKKLSANEFCLARMQWNTLARSMQQFHIKYDLLLTPTLGMAPFKIGALQPKPWEKTALNALNSLGASGILKHSSLIDETKRKIFQWIPYPPLANLTGQPSISVPLYWTADGLPVGVMFTAPLCGEATLLRLAAQLEQAQPWFDRIPQL, from the coding sequence ATCATGACTTTTGAAGAATACCGAAAACAAGACGCAGTCGGACTGGCTGATTTGGTCCGCAACAAACAGGTGAAACCACAGGAGCTTTTGGATATCGCCATCAAACGAACGGAAGAAGTCAACCCCAAAATAAATGCGGTGGTGACAGAATTGTACGACTTCGGCAGGAAGGCTGCGGAAAATACGGATTACCGAACGCCTTTTGCCGGCGTGCCTTTTCTGGTAAAAGATTTGGGCATGCAGCTCAAAGGAACGCGTTATACCAATGCGTCCCGTTTGCAGAAAGAGTATGTCTCTACCCAAACCAGCGATGTGGTGCAGAAAGTGATGGATGGCAGGTTCCTGATTTTTGGAAAAACAAACACGTCGGAGTTTGGATTGAATCCGTTTGTAGAAAACGACCTGTTTGGCAATACGCACAATCCCTGGAACCTGGATTATACACCGGGTGGCTCCAGCGGCGGCAGTGCGGCAGCCGTTGCTGCCGGAATTGTGCCGATGGCTACCGCCAATGACGGCGGCGGTTCGATACGGATTCCGGCCAGCTGCAACGGATTATTGGGGTTAAAACCTACCCGCGGACGGGTGTCATTCGGTCCCATCTTTGGGGAGCAGTGGAGCGGTGCGGCAAACCACGAATTATGTGTGTCTCGCAGCGTGCGGGATACGGCGCATTATCTGGATCTGGTAATGGGTAATTCACCGGGTGATCCGTTTATATTGCAGGCACCCGACCGACCGTATGCGGAAGAAATCAAACAGCCGGTGAAAACCCTTAAAATCGGGTACTCATTGGAGCATCCGTTCCGGGAGCAGGACCCTGAAAACGAAAATGCCATCCGGCAAACCCTGCAATTGCTGCAAAGCCTCGGTCATCAGGTGGAGGAAGTAAAATTGCCGTATGACAGTCAGCTGTTAGCCGATTGTCTATACGCATTGGTGATGGGTGAGTTATCGGCGACGATAGATGCTGTGGCGAAAGAACGCGGCAACCCGGCACGGGTGGATGAAATTGAACCGACCAACTGGCTCCTGTATACATTGGGTAAAAAATTGAGCGCGAATGAATTTTGTCTGGCGCGCATGCAGTGGAATACCCTGGCGAGAAGCATGCAGCAGTTCCATATAAAATATGATTTGCTCCTGACACCCACACTCGGGATGGCTCCGTTTAAGATTGGCGCCCTCCAGCCCAAACCCTGGGAAAAAACCGCGTTGAATGCACTCAACAGTTTAGGGGCATCGGGTATATTAAAACACTCTTCACTGATAGATGAAACCAAACGAAAGATATTTCAATGGATTCCATATCCGCCATTAGCCAACCTGACGGGACAGCCCAGTATTTCGGTTCCATTATACTGGACGGCCGATGGTTTACCGGTAGGGGTGATGTTTACGGCACCCTTATGTGGTGAAGCCACCTTACTCCGGTTAGCCGCACAGCTGGAACAGGCGCAGCCGTGGTTTGACAGGATCCCTCAGTTGTAG
- the mvaD gene encoding diphosphomevalonate decarboxylase — protein sequence MPHPFKNIQGETAWRAPSNIALIKYWGKYGNQLPRNASISFTLHNAYTETSVRYTAKEHPDKNIALQFYFEGKENPAFADKIQKFLESLVTHFPYLPYFAFEIRSQNSFPHSAGIASSASSMAALSLCLTEIENNLDGGLRPHEFFEKASMIARLGSGSACRSVYPYMAAWGKHSGVPFSSNEYAVPYFEKIHPVFKTFKDAILIVSGDEKSVSSRAGHALMDGNPFAESRYQQAADNQGRLLVALREGNLKLFGEIVENEALTLHALMMCSTPSYMLILPNTLKIIDLIKSYRKEKGVPLYFTLDAGPNVHLLYPEENDEEVKTFIREMLLSYCENGKMIEDEVGIGPIKLR from the coding sequence ATGCCACATCCATTTAAAAACATACAGGGCGAAACAGCCTGGCGTGCTCCGTCGAATATCGCCTTAATCAAATACTGGGGGAAATATGGCAACCAGTTGCCCCGCAATGCGTCCATCAGTTTTACACTGCACAATGCCTATACGGAAACATCGGTGCGTTACACTGCGAAAGAGCATCCCGACAAAAACATTGCCCTTCAGTTTTATTTTGAAGGAAAGGAAAACCCGGCATTTGCAGACAAGATTCAAAAGTTCCTGGAGAGCCTGGTTACGCATTTTCCGTACCTGCCTTATTTTGCTTTCGAAATACGGAGTCAGAATTCCTTTCCACATTCCGCCGGTATTGCCAGCTCGGCATCCTCCATGGCAGCGCTGTCGTTGTGCCTGACGGAAATTGAAAACAATCTGGATGGCGGCCTGCGTCCGCATGAATTTTTTGAAAAGGCCAGTATGATTGCACGGCTTGGCTCAGGCAGTGCCTGCCGTTCGGTGTATCCCTATATGGCGGCCTGGGGCAAACATTCCGGTGTGCCGTTTTCATCCAATGAGTATGCCGTTCCGTATTTCGAAAAGATACATCCGGTCTTTAAAACCTTCAAAGATGCCATCCTGATTGTATCCGGCGACGAGAAATCGGTATCCAGCCGGGCCGGCCACGCGCTGATGGACGGGAACCCTTTTGCGGAAAGCCGCTACCAGCAGGCTGCCGATAATCAGGGAAGGCTGCTCGTTGCCTTGCGAGAGGGTAATCTGAAACTTTTTGGAGAAATAGTTGAAAACGAGGCGCTTACACTTCACGCTCTGATGATGTGCTCGACTCCCTCTTATATGCTGATATTGCCTAACACCCTGAAAATTATAGATTTAATAAAATCCTACCGTAAAGAAAAAGGTGTACCTTTGTATTTCACGTTAGATGCCGGACCCAATGTTCATTTGTTGTATCCGGAGGAAAATGACGAAGAAGTGAAAACTTTTATCCGGGAAATGTTGTTATCGTATTGTGAAAATGGAAAGATGATAGAAGATGAAGTGGGCATAGGGCCAATTAAACTAAGATGA
- a CDS encoding mevalonate kinase: MNQEQPSFNSKILLFGEYSIIQDSMGLTLPYNEFNGKLTFDVKEMNEQFVSESNEHLADFSEYLQNLLATQKLNIEFDIESFKNDIENGMYFQSTIPQGFGVGSSGALVAAVYGKYTKNKIAFDQAPDKETILQLKKILAQMESYFHGNSSGVDPLICYLNLPLLINGKNGVEPVKVEMNNPGKGAIFLIDTGISRSTEPLVKYYMQRMEEPSFREFVDKQLKPFANNCIQAFLEGDKETLFAYMKLLSKFQFEHFKPMIPKLFNKMWKRGLDSGEYYLKLCGAGGGGFILGFTQNFELTKKQLKGQNLELLCNI, from the coding sequence ATGAATCAAGAACAGCCAAGTTTCAATTCCAAGATTCTCCTTTTCGGAGAGTACAGCATCATCCAGGATTCTATGGGGCTGACATTGCCGTATAATGAATTTAACGGCAAGCTGACGTTTGACGTAAAGGAGATGAACGAGCAGTTCGTGTCAGAATCCAATGAGCATTTGGCTGACTTTTCCGAGTATCTGCAAAATCTATTGGCAACCCAAAAACTGAACATCGAATTTGATATCGAATCGTTCAAAAATGATATTGAAAATGGCATGTATTTCCAGTCCACCATCCCGCAGGGATTTGGCGTGGGCAGCAGCGGCGCGCTGGTAGCGGCGGTGTACGGAAAATATACAAAGAACAAGATAGCTTTCGATCAGGCACCGGATAAGGAAACGATATTGCAGCTGAAAAAGATTCTGGCACAGATGGAGTCCTATTTTCATGGCAACAGCTCCGGCGTAGATCCGTTGATATGTTACCTGAACCTGCCATTACTGATTAACGGCAAAAACGGGGTGGAACCGGTGAAAGTGGAGATGAACAATCCTGGCAAGGGTGCCATCTTTTTGATAGATACGGGTATCAGCAGAAGCACGGAGCCGCTGGTCAAATATTATATGCAGCGCATGGAGGAACCTTCCTTCCGTGAGTTCGTCGATAAACAATTAAAGCCATTTGCAAATAACTGCATACAGGCATTCCTGGAAGGCGACAAGGAAACCTTATTCGCCTATATGAAACTGCTGTCTAAATTCCAGTTTGAACACTTCAAGCCTATGATACCCAAGTTATTCAATAAAATGTGGAAACGCGGATTGGACAGCGGGGAATACTATCTGAAATTGTGCGGCGCGGGCGGCGGTGGTTTTATCTTAGGTTTTACCCAGAACTTCGAACTCACCAAAAAACAGCTCAAAGGACAAAACCTGGAGTTGCTGTGCAACATTTAA
- the nhaD gene encoding sodium:proton antiporter NhaD, whose amino-acid sequence MSILIILIFIIGYIAIAFEHPLRINKAAPAIITGVLCWLIYFIYSGSEHDANEALIHHVGEIASILFFLLGAMTIVELIDAHNGFSIITEKIKTNSIPKLLLLVSILTFFLSAILDNLTTAIVMTSLCSKLLSKKEDRLWFSGMVIIAANSGGAWSPIGDVTTTMLWIGGQITTIDIILNTFIPSLVVCLIPMLLLMYKFKGKTVEIGTDNTDKVLDVHSEKADVVLAAGLILLMAVPVIKTVTHLPPFMGMLFALGIMWVITTVIHFNKQPNHKIKYSVSHALQRIDTPSILFFLGILLAVAALQSFGSLTIAATFLETHLKNDYLIGTALGVLSAIIDNVPLVAAAQGMYQIDEFPVNHPFWQFLALTSGTGGSMIIIGSAAGVAVMGIEQIDFMWYLKKISWLAAAGYFAGIFSFILQQYLMKLYL is encoded by the coding sequence ATGTCCATATTAATCATTCTCATTTTTATTATTGGCTATATAGCCATTGCATTTGAACACCCGTTGCGCATCAACAAGGCAGCACCCGCCATTATAACCGGCGTGCTTTGCTGGCTGATTTATTTTATATATTCCGGATCCGAACATGATGCGAACGAAGCATTGATTCACCATGTGGGGGAAATAGCTTCTATTCTATTCTTTCTTTTGGGTGCTATGACTATTGTAGAATTAATAGATGCACATAACGGATTCTCCATTATCACGGAAAAAATAAAAACAAACAGTATCCCCAAATTACTTCTCCTGGTTTCCATCCTCACATTTTTTCTGTCGGCTATTTTAGATAATTTGACGACCGCCATCGTTATGACCTCTCTATGCTCTAAATTACTCAGCAAAAAAGAAGACCGTTTATGGTTTTCCGGAATGGTTATCATTGCCGCCAACTCCGGCGGCGCCTGGTCACCAATCGGGGATGTAACCACAACGATGCTCTGGATTGGCGGACAAATAACTACCATAGATATTATCCTGAATACCTTCATTCCGAGCCTTGTGGTTTGCCTGATTCCCATGCTCCTGCTGATGTATAAGTTTAAGGGAAAAACCGTTGAAATTGGTACGGACAATACGGACAAAGTACTGGATGTTCATTCTGAAAAAGCAGATGTAGTGTTAGCCGCCGGATTAATCCTGTTAATGGCTGTTCCTGTTATTAAAACAGTCACACACCTTCCACCCTTTATGGGTATGTTATTTGCATTGGGCATCATGTGGGTTATAACTACTGTTATACACTTTAATAAACAACCGAATCATAAGATTAAATACAGTGTATCGCATGCGCTGCAACGGATAGATACACCGTCCATTTTATTTTTTCTGGGTATCCTGCTGGCGGTAGCTGCATTACAATCTTTTGGTTCTTTAACCATTGCGGCCACCTTCCTGGAAACACATCTGAAGAATGATTACCTTATCGGTACGGCATTGGGAGTTCTTTCTGCCATTATTGATAATGTTCCGCTGGTAGCAGCTGCACAGGGAATGTATCAGATAGATGAATTTCCCGTTAACCATCCCTTCTGGCAGTTTCTGGCACTTACTTCCGGTACCGGAGGCAGCATGATTATTATCGGCTCTGCCGCAGGCGTGGCAGTAATGGGCATCGAGCAGATTGATTTCATGTGGTACCTGAAAAAGATTAGTTGGCTGGCAGCAGCAGGATACTTCGCCGGCATCTTTTCCTTTATTCTGCAGCAATATCTGATGAAACTTTATCTGTAG
- a CDS encoding DUF4440 domain-containing protein, whose amino-acid sequence MQKVLMALLAISLSGNVFSKNRMEKEVEKLQETELAFSRMSLEKGMAASFIFYADKDVIKLGSDGQFPIIGKDSLIASFANKPPQTLTLEWSPVRVEVSKSADLGYTFGNWIFTDAKGEKSYGVYMTVWKKQKDGSWKYVMDGGSSTPGPNTKI is encoded by the coding sequence ATGCAAAAGGTGCTTATGGCCTTGCTGGCGATTTCCTTGTCTGGAAATGTTTTTTCAAAAAACAGGATGGAAAAAGAAGTAGAGAAACTGCAAGAAACAGAACTGGCTTTCAGCCGGATGAGCTTGGAAAAAGGCATGGCCGCCTCCTTTATCTTTTACGCCGATAAGGACGTAATCAAACTGGGCAGCGACGGGCAATTTCCCATCATAGGGAAAGATTCCCTGATTGCCTCCTTTGCCAATAAACCCCCGCAAACACTTACCCTGGAATGGTCTCCGGTTCGGGTGGAAGTCAGCAAATCCGCTGACCTGGGTTATACATTCGGCAACTGGATCTTCACGGATGCTAAAGGAGAGAAAAGCTATGGGGTATACATGACGGTCTGGAAAAAGCAAAAAGACGGTTCCTGGAAATATGTAATGGATGGCGGCAGTTCCACGCCTGGACCAAATACTAAAATTTAA
- a CDS encoding HAD hydrolase-like protein, giving the protein MQHFIFDLDGTITHPQPGIVGGYRYAFNKLGFPDKPDEELIPLIGPPLKYVFSTIYRLSEEQTESGIRYYREYYYGQGGMYEAIIFEGMKDLFHSLKARQKTLHIATNKALQVDKILSHFDVLEYFTTIEHYNEEKGVTTKEKMIENIVHQHRIQNKNHVVMIGDREHDLSAARNAGVQAVGVLYGFGNKEELEKCLPKYIVHNVAELHSVLHQF; this is encoded by the coding sequence ATGCAGCACTTCATCTTTGATTTAGACGGCACCATCACCCATCCCCAGCCCGGTATTGTGGGCGGTTATCGTTATGCCTTCAATAAGCTCGGCTTCCCGGATAAACCGGATGAAGAATTAATTCCGTTAATCGGGCCTCCGCTGAAATACGTATTTTCAACAATATACCGGCTCTCCGAGGAACAAACGGAGTCGGGCATCCGCTACTACCGGGAGTATTATTACGGACAGGGCGGCATGTACGAGGCCATCATCTTTGAGGGTATGAAAGATCTATTTCATTCCCTTAAAGCCAGGCAAAAAACACTGCACATCGCTACCAACAAGGCACTTCAGGTCGACAAGATACTTTCACACTTTGATGTGCTGGAATATTTCACCACCATCGAACATTACAACGAAGAAAAAGGTGTCACTACAAAAGAAAAGATGATAGAAAATATCGTGCACCAGCACCGCATTCAAAACAAGAACCACGTGGTAATGATCGGCGACCGTGAGCATGATTTAAGTGCCGCGAGAAATGCAGGGGTGCAGGCGGTAGGTGTATTGTATGGCTTCGGCAATAAGGAAGAACTGGAAAAATGCCTTCCTAAATATATCGTACACAATGTAGCCGAATTGCACTCGGTTTTACACCAATTCTGA
- a CDS encoding GatB/YqeY domain-containing protein — protein sequence MSLDQNINNELKDAMLSKNEVKLRTIKAIKAAFLLAKTEKGASGEITPEQEIKILQKLYNQRKESFEIFTKENRPELAVREKEEMDVIVTYLPRQMSDEELKAIVLATITETGASSVKDMGKVIGAVSKKAAGQAEGARISALVKELLGA from the coding sequence ATGAGTCTCGACCAAAACATAAACAACGAACTGAAGGATGCGATGCTTTCCAAGAATGAGGTAAAGCTGCGCACCATTAAAGCCATCAAAGCAGCCTTTTTACTGGCAAAAACCGAGAAGGGCGCTAGCGGTGAAATCACACCTGAACAGGAGATAAAGATATTGCAGAAACTTTATAATCAGCGTAAAGAATCATTTGAAATCTTCACCAAAGAAAACCGTCCGGAACTGGCTGTAAGAGAAAAAGAAGAAATGGATGTGATTGTCACCTATTTGCCCAGACAAATGAGTGACGAAGAACTGAAAGCCATTGTTCTGGCCACCATCACAGAAACAGGAGCCTCCTCCGTCAAAGATATGGGTAAGGTCATTGGCGCCGTTTCTAAAAAGGCAGCCGGACAGGCAGAAGGCGCACGCATCTCCGCATTGGTGAAAGAATTGCTGGGAGCTTAA
- the htpG gene encoding molecular chaperone HtpG, producing MSVETGKINVQTENIFPIIKKFLYSDHEIFLRELVSNAVDATKKLKGLSQLGEAKGDLGDLTIEIKLDKEKSTLTISDKGIGMTGEEVKKYINQIAFSSAGEFLEKFKNVDDAKSIIGHFGLGFYSAFMVAEKVEIHTKSYKDEPAVKWSCDGSTEFTLEAIEKAERGSEIVLYIAEDSKEFLEEHRIKSLLNKYCKFLPVPIQFGNKWQSEEDKKEGKPLEPNIINNPAPAWTKAPSSLTDEDYKDFYRELYPMNFDEPLFWIHLNVDYPFNLTGILYFPKLKKNFEIQKDKIQLYSNQVFVTDSAGEIVPEYLTLLHGVIDSPDIPLNVSRSYLQSDSNVKKINQHISKKVSDKLQEIFQNDRKQFEEKWNDIGLFVKYGMISDEKFYERSNGFALFQNTENAFFTFEELKEKIAGNQTDKDGTLVVLYTSDGEEQHSYIQQAKEYGYEVIKLDTMIDNHFIQQMEMKNDKIQFKRVDADIISNLISKEASPTSVLSKEQEDKLKELFENTVEKNKVTVELKALSPTDGPVVITRDEFMRRMMEMQKMGGGSPFMFGGMDEKINLVVNTNHPLNSKLLAEDAAHQEKHIKQLYDLALLSQNMLKGEALTKFVSRSFELI from the coding sequence ATGTCAGTAGAAACAGGAAAAATTAATGTGCAGACCGAGAACATTTTCCCCATTATCAAAAAATTCTTGTATTCCGACCACGAAATTTTCCTGAGGGAGCTGGTTTCCAATGCCGTGGATGCGACGAAGAAACTGAAAGGCTTATCGCAGCTGGGTGAAGCGAAAGGGGATTTGGGGGATCTGACCATCGAGATTAAATTAGACAAAGAAAAAAGTACCCTTACCATTTCCGATAAAGGCATCGGCATGACCGGAGAAGAAGTGAAAAAATACATCAACCAGATTGCCTTTTCCAGTGCAGGTGAATTTTTAGAGAAATTCAAAAACGTGGACGATGCAAAATCCATAATCGGCCATTTCGGATTGGGTTTTTACTCCGCATTCATGGTCGCGGAAAAAGTGGAAATCCATACCAAATCCTATAAAGACGAGCCGGCGGTTAAATGGAGCTGCGACGGATCCACGGAATTTACCCTCGAAGCGATAGAAAAAGCGGAGCGCGGTTCTGAAATCGTATTATACATTGCGGAAGACTCTAAGGAATTTCTGGAAGAACACCGCATCAAATCCTTGTTGAACAAATATTGTAAGTTCCTGCCCGTACCGATCCAGTTCGGCAACAAATGGCAGAGTGAAGAAGATAAAAAAGAAGGCAAGCCGCTGGAGCCGAACATCATCAACAATCCGGCTCCGGCATGGACCAAGGCACCCTCTTCATTGACCGATGAAGACTATAAGGATTTCTACCGAGAGTTGTATCCGATGAATTTTGACGAACCGCTGTTCTGGATTCACCTCAATGTGGATTATCCGTTCAACCTGACCGGTATCCTGTATTTCCCTAAGCTGAAAAAGAATTTCGAAATCCAGAAGGATAAGATCCAGCTGTACAGCAACCAGGTGTTCGTCACCGACAGCGCAGGTGAAATTGTACCGGAATATCTAACCTTGCTGCACGGTGTCATTGACTCCCCGGATATACCGCTGAACGTTTCGCGGTCATATTTGCAGAGCGATTCCAACGTTAAAAAAATCAACCAGCATATTTCTAAAAAAGTATCTGATAAACTACAGGAAATCTTTCAAAATGACAGAAAACAGTTTGAGGAAAAATGGAACGATATCGGCCTGTTTGTAAAGTACGGCATGATCAGTGACGAGAAATTTTATGAAAGAAGCAACGGCTTCGCCTTATTCCAAAATACAGAGAACGCTTTCTTCACTTTTGAGGAACTGAAAGAAAAGATTGCCGGCAACCAGACCGATAAAGACGGCACCCTGGTGGTGTTGTACACTTCTGACGGCGAAGAGCAGCACAGTTACATCCAGCAGGCGAAGGAATATGGATATGAAGTCATCAAGCTGGATACGATGATTGACAACCACTTCATTCAGCAGATGGAAATGAAGAATGATAAGATACAATTTAAACGTGTGGATGCAGACATCATTTCCAACCTGATATCTAAGGAAGCATCTCCAACTTCCGTTTTGTCCAAAGAGCAGGAAGACAAGCTTAAAGAATTATTTGAAAACACAGTAGAAAAAAATAAGGTAACGGTGGAACTGAAGGCATTGTCCCCAACGGATGGCCCCGTGGTCATCACCCGGGATGAATTCATGCGCCGCATGATGGAAATGCAAAAAATGGGGGGAGGTTCCCCGTTCATGTTCGGTGGTATGGACGAAAAAATCAATTTAGTCGTCAATACCAACCATCCGCTCAACTCAAAACTACTGGCGGAAGATGCCGCACATCAGGAAAAGCATATTAAACAGCTCTACGATCTGGCGCTGCTTTCTCAAAATATGCTGAAAGGCGAGGCGCTGACAAAATTTGTCAGCAGAAGCTTTGAACTGATATAA
- a CDS encoding SDR family oxidoreductase, which produces MKIRNSKILITGGSSGIGWATAKLLISKGAQVVISGRNRKTLKLAADEIGAIPVVADVNKEEEVVKLVKTAVKKMDGLDVLINNAGFGYFELLQNIDTQKFKDILETNVVGAMLCGRECANYFIKQHHGNIINVASTSALKGHQMGTAYSTSKWALRGMTECWREELRPYNIRVMMVHPSEVQTNFVANSGRPKRDFNPTKLEAQDVAHLMVSMLEMREVGFIPEATIWSTNPR; this is translated from the coding sequence ATGAAAATCAGAAATTCCAAAATCCTAATCACGGGTGGCAGCTCCGGAATTGGATGGGCTACTGCCAAACTATTAATTTCTAAAGGCGCACAAGTCGTCATCAGCGGACGCAACAGAAAAACATTAAAACTGGCGGCGGATGAAATCGGGGCTATTCCGGTAGTGGCAGATGTCAATAAAGAAGAGGAAGTAGTAAAACTGGTCAAAACAGCCGTCAAAAAAATGGATGGATTGGATGTCCTGATTAATAATGCAGGTTTTGGCTATTTCGAGTTATTACAAAATATCGACACACAAAAATTCAAAGACATTCTGGAAACGAATGTCGTAGGTGCGATGCTGTGCGGCAGGGAATGCGCAAACTATTTTATTAAACAGCACCACGGCAATATCATCAATGTCGCCTCCACTTCCGCGCTGAAAGGCCACCAGATGGGCACGGCCTATTCCACCTCCAAATGGGCACTGCGGGGTATGACGGAATGCTGGCGGGAAGAACTCCGACCCTACAACATCCGGGTGATGATGGTGCATCCCAGCGAAGTGCAGACCAATTTTGTGGCAAACTCCGGCAGACCGAAACGCGACTTCAATCCCACCAAACTGGAAGCGCAGGATGTGGCACACCTGATGGTTTCCATGCTGGAAATGCGGGAAGTCGGCTTTATCCCTGAAGCTACGATTTGGTCAACAAATCCAAGATAA
- a CDS encoding ABC transporter ATP-binding protein produces the protein MKILLHYLQKYRWMVALTFFLAIINQCFSLLDPYIFGKIIDGYATNPSEHTDASFIKGTLFLIGCAISVAMVSRIAKAFQDYFMNVVIQRFGADVYTDGLRHALQLPFQEFEDQRSGETLNILQKVRLDSEKFMQNFINVFFFAIVGIIFVIIYSVQVYPLMVMAYFIASFILGFSINILSRKIKAVQAAITRQTNVLAGATTESLRNIELIKSLGLTNQEVVRLNDTTLKILHLELEKVKKIRSIAFVQGTMVNFLRQCILFFLLYLIFKDHLRVGQLMTLQFYSFFIFNPLQEMGNVIMSYREAEASLKNFEKLMHTPVEQKPQHAIHLNAIESLSFEAVSFQHRTAKTKAVEDISFHVTKGNTIAFVGPSGSGKTTLVKLLVGLYNPQDGAISYNGIDSGNIDVEELRAQIGFVTQDTQLFAGTIKENLLFVNPAATDEQILDVLNKSACQHLLARSEHGIDSIIGEGGIKISGGEKQRLSIARALLRHPNIIVFDEATSALDSITEEEITQTIRSVAAKKEHITVMIAHRLSTIMHADTIYVLEKGKIIETGNHRQLLEEKGLYYAMWRQQIGERKNE, from the coding sequence ATGAAGATTTTATTACATTATTTGCAAAAATACAGATGGATGGTGGCATTGACCTTTTTCCTCGCCATTATCAACCAATGTTTTTCTTTACTGGACCCTTATATTTTTGGTAAAATCATCGACGGATATGCCACCAATCCTTCCGAACATACGGATGCTTCGTTTATCAAAGGCACACTCTTCCTGATTGGTTGTGCCATCAGTGTGGCCATGGTCAGCAGAATCGCCAAAGCCTTCCAGGATTATTTTATGAATGTCGTTATCCAGCGTTTTGGTGCGGACGTTTATACCGATGGGTTGAGACATGCCCTACAGTTACCATTTCAGGAATTCGAAGACCAGCGGAGCGGAGAGACACTGAATATCCTGCAAAAAGTAAGGCTGGATTCAGAAAAATTCATGCAGAATTTCATCAACGTCTTCTTTTTCGCCATTGTGGGAATCATATTCGTTATCATTTATTCGGTGCAGGTATATCCCTTGATGGTGATGGCCTATTTCATCGCCTCTTTCATATTAGGGTTCAGCATTAATATCTTATCCAGAAAAATAAAGGCGGTACAGGCTGCCATCACCCGGCAGACCAATGTGCTGGCAGGCGCTACTACCGAAAGTTTACGCAACATCGAACTTATCAAGAGCTTAGGGTTAACCAATCAGGAAGTGGTACGCTTAAATGACACCACGTTAAAGATCCTACACCTGGAACTTGAAAAAGTCAAAAAAATCCGGAGTATCGCCTTCGTTCAGGGCACCATGGTAAATTTTTTGCGCCAGTGTATCTTATTTTTTTTACTCTACCTTATCTTTAAAGACCACCTTCGGGTAGGACAATTAATGACATTACAGTTCTATTCCTTCTTTATATTTAATCCGCTTCAGGAAATGGGCAATGTCATTATGAGCTACAGGGAAGCAGAAGCTTCACTTAAGAATTTTGAAAAGCTGATGCATACGCCCGTCGAACAGAAACCTCAGCACGCCATCCATTTAAATGCCATCGAATCCCTTTCCTTTGAGGCTGTAAGTTTTCAGCACCGAACCGCCAAAACAAAAGCGGTGGAAGATATATCATTTCATGTAACGAAAGGGAATACCATCGCATTTGTAGGCCCATCCGGCTCCGGAAAAACCACGCTAGTAAAACTGTTGGTTGGACTCTATAATCCGCAGGATGGGGCTATATCCTATAATGGAATTGATTCCGGCAATATTGATGTGGAAGAACTCCGTGCTCAAATCGGATTTGTCACACAGGATACCCAATTGTTTGCGGGTACCATCAAAGAGAATTTGCTGTTTGTAAATCCGGCAGCTACAGACGAGCAGATTCTGGATGTGCTGAACAAATCAGCCTGCCAGCACCTGCTCGCGCGCAGCGAGCATGGAATCGATTCCATCATCGGGGAAGGAGGTATCAAAATATCCGGAGGTGAAAAGCAACGGCTTTCCATCGCCCGCGCTTTGCTGCGCCATCCAAACATCATTGTATTTGATGAGGCTACTTCTGCATTGGATTCCATAACGGAAGAAGAGATTACACAAACCATCAGATCCGTTGCCGCCAAAAAAGAACACATCACCGTGATGATTGCCCACCGGCTGTCCACCATCATGCATGCAGACACCATCTATGTGCTGGAAAAAGGAAAAATCATTGAAACCGGAAATCATCGTCAGTTACTGGAAGAAAAAGGATTGTATTATGCCATGTGGCGTCAGCAAATTGGGGAAAGAAAAAACGAGTGA